The DNA segment AAAAAATACGCCAAAAAAAGCGCTGGATTTTACTTGTGTTTGGCACTTTACAATCCAAGTCGGCATCGCCTATATGAGATGCATAATAACCTCAATCTTTTGATAGACCTTTATAACTCTATCCCTTGGAgtgaaaatccaggagtttgaacAGATGTAATGCATATCAAgattcttcttattggaatttagATATGCATACGCTCACATCTTTACAGGAAATCATTTTAGTTTTCTCCAATGCGATGTTAAGAAAAAATGTCTTCCTGAAGCCTTACAAAAGAAAATCCGGGTGTGCCGCACTTAGGCTGTCATTGCCTTCCCCAGCATGTCTTTCCAACTGGAACTCTGGCTGGCtgttttgttctttcttttcagGAACTGAGCTATTAGTTCCCGCTCTACCTTGTCCTATGAAGTCGCTCTTGCTATCGAATAGTCTCCCAGCCTTCCCGATTGCAAGGATCAATTCGAGCTGCTTTTGTTGTTGTTCCTATCGCACAGCACAACATGAAAACAAGTTAGGGGCAAGAACACAAGATAGTTATCATGGTTGTCAACATGAATTTATCAATGCAACACTAGTAGCATTCAATCTGCATTGTTCTAACATGAGGTCAAAATCCGATCCTAAATTAGTCACCAACTTGTCCAGCCAAATGTTAAATTTGGGTTACATGCAATGGCGACAGCAATAACAAGATGGGATAGTGAGATAAAGCAAATTGCTAAATTTAATACATAAAACTGTGAATGAAACCACGACCTTGAAACCATAATAAATGTGGTCTGGTCTGTTTTTTATGTTCTTAATAAGTACTACATGTTATACAATGCCAGGTTGACTCTGTCAaattgagaaaaaagaaaaaaattcaatGATGGTCTAATATCACAGAGGAGCAAATGTTCAAAAGCCACCCCTCCAAAAGCTTGCATATGCAATTGCACAACAGCAGCACTTGGATCAGCAGACTAAGACCATATATAGCAGCATATACGGTGACATATTAATGGGTATATGGGATTCTTGCGAGTcgtttttttttcgtttttggATGGAAGAATTTTATAGGTCTCAATCTATAGCATAGTTAACTGCTACCTCATATCAATGTCACTAACCACGAGGCAGTAATTTCAAATTTATGTTATACTGATCGTTAGTAGTGCTACCTCATATCAATGCCAAAGGCACAAAAGCTGACTCTAATTGTTGATTATAGGAAAACGCACTTATCTAAATAACACAAcatcaaaacttcaaaagttctaCAGTTGGGAGGAACAGTAACCCATTTGGTTGGATGACTTAATTATGAGAACATAAAATTTCTCGCTCTCATAGCTTACtgctatttctattttttttatccgGTGCTGCAAAATCAACAGAACTAACATTTAAAAAGTTTTCCTAGAGGAGACTCACCTGCATGGCCAACAAGACCTTCTGAATTTCACTAAGCTCCTTCTCAAGAATATCTTCTTGCATTGCTAGTGCCCGAGTAGCTTCGGAGTTCTTTTGTGATAGAGCTGCGGTCTGCAGCATAACATTACACAAAATTAGTGAGTATCACAACAGATCAAATGTTTTAATCTATTGGAGTTGTTTAAAATTCTTGGACCACAAGATTAACAAGATGAGTGTCTGAAAGCCAATCAATTTTGTTTCGTTTCTTTTGATGTTCCCAGAAAAGCTACTGGTGCAAGATATATTTGAAGTCGTATTCTAAGTGACTCAACCCACTGTAAATATTATTCTTCACCTCCTTTCATAACCCTTGTCCATGAAGTACCATAGCTATTCTTGTCACAATTTTACTAAATTCAGATATCTCTTACAGTTGCATTTTCACTATTTTAAACTACGTGTGAAATTTAGATTGAAGCTGATAAACTTAAAAAGAGCAAACAAATGATAATGCTTTTACTTATTCCAATGGCTTCTCAACCAACACTAACCCTATGTCATCTTTCCTCatgtaaaataaatattatagaaGCTAGCAAAACAACTAAGAAATGTAATCTAGTGCACATGGTCTTTAATCATTTCACATCTATGATTCCTAGCATGCCAAGCCAATCAAACCATCCTTGATAAAGGCAGAACAGATTGGCTAAAAGTTACAACATAACAAATATGTATAAGAAACATGTCCTGCATTTTCCCGTATTACAGCATATATAGATTATGAAAACAAGGGACTAATGGTCAGTGAAACTAAGAAACACATTAAACCTTGATTAGATCGAATTTGTTCCTGATGTTGAGATGGTCTTAAGCACCAAAGATACATGAAAGAGCCAAATATCAGAAGAGCCAATTATCTTTCCAAGATAAAATCAGGATAAGGTTCAAACTCAGATAACAAGTTGAAAAGAAACAAGTAAGAAAAATAAGCACTGCAGCCGAAATCAGAGAACAAGCATACCTCAGCAATTGGCTCCTTCAAGGTCTTCCTAGTGACCCTAAACTTAATTCCTAGCTTTTCAAGCTGCCTGGACAGCACCCTAATTATTTTGACCGAGCTCCGTAGATCGTCCTCCACCTTTTCAATCCTCGTAATCAAATCAAAACTCATTCCAGTCTCATTCCCCATATAAATCCTCCGCCATTGCCTCCAACGAATCAAACTACCAATCGCCACCGCCGCAACCAACAAAATGTACTGAAAAACAACAACTTTGCTACCCAGGAACACTTGGAACGGCTTGGACGCACCTGGAAGGACGGAACTCACAAGACACCAGATCGAAAATACAGCGGAAGGTACAACGCAGAGTACTTCAGCAGCCCAAAGAATGTGATCCAAGCTTTGCCGCCCCGGGGCCTCCCTGTCTGGACGCCGATGAACACCTTCACCTGGAAAAAATCAAATCTTTAAGCTTTGTCCGATTTTAACTTGCCGCAAGAAATAGTTGGGACGGAGATTTAATATTACCGGACAAGGATGCCCCAGTCCGCCACCGAGATGCATCCGATAAGGCGTTCGCGGCCTTGTGCGGCGGCACCGAATGCCTGGGCGgcgagaaaagttcaaaagaagtgGGAGAAACAGCGAAACGAGCGACCTTTACGCGATTTGCGCAAACGAGAAGCTGGTAAGCTCGACGAGGACGAAGAGCTCGCAATGGACTTGGACCACACGCAGCGGTGGCAGCAATCGGCATCCTTTCCGGCAGAGATTTCGATCGGTTGCACTGCCTTCAGAGTCGGTGAGACATGCAAGGGGCACGCATCGGATCGTCGTCGTCGGTGATGCGAACTCCACCTAGGGTTTTGGAAAGGATGGAGGAGTGGACGCCGTCACAAGGTGCGTCGTAAGATCCATCAGAAAGGGAGGCTTAGATACGCCAGAATACTACCAAGACTGATTTCAGGGTTTCGACGCTTGTGGACCACAGCGATGACATCAAGGATTGTGGATGAGACAGCCTCAACCGATTCGATGACCCTTTGAGAGGCGGAGGATCGCCATCTGGATCCTcagttaaattaaatatatattaactCTTTATTTAGAATTTTTAGTAAGTCTTTTGGATCTCCTTCTGTCACTCCTCCATCCGGTCTTACAAATAGCATAAAAGCTCCTCTTAAGACAAACCTGTATAACATGTTTTCTTGAATCCAAGATCGCATCAAGGTCAATGTTGGATGCAAAACTCCCGAAGAAGCAGACTGCAGTTGACTTGAGCACTCAATGCAGTTCAAGgactgatatgaaatctataGAACCTGAAGAAATGCACAACTCTGTGGATTGCAGAACATAAGATGCAGCTAACCACTCCCAACACTTTCCGGAAGCTCGATTCTGACGAACAAAAATCTGCATTGGCAATTAAAGAGTCGAAAGACATCGGAATAGAGAAACTCGGGTTTCGGTCATCCTGTTTGTTTGAAGTCCCAACAGAGGTATCGAGAAATCCGAGTTCTGCAGAATTCTATTTTCTTGTGCTGTTGATTTCAGATGAAAACAAATATAGAGTTATCAGGTCAAATGTGGCATATCATTTATGCATGATGTTATCACAGAAAAATTAGAAGCACCAAAAAAACACGCAACACCAAAAATGTGTTCATCCACCAAAAATAGGAGAGGTGGGATGCATATATAAGGCATCGGTATTAAAAGTATACAGACAATGTTAGTCCTGCAAGATGATCTCTTAAAGAACATGAGTGGCTCATAAGACAAATGAAAAATGATCCGAGACAGGATACCCAATTATCATAACAAAGTCAGATGATCTGAAGTATAGAGTTTGTACACATTTAAACACCTGAAATATCAAGAAATATCGAGCCAGATTATTTCCATTCTCCAAGGAGGAAAACAAACATACGCAAAAACTTGTCCCCCCCACCGCCAAGGCAATCCAACCTATCAGAACCTATCATATAGCCTAAGCAAAACTGCATTGCTTTGCAGCCTACTGTCAAACTATCAACAAGAGAAACAGTTTTACATAGAAATCTCCTTGCTAACATGCAAGATGCTAGTCAACTAGACAAAAAAAACCTAGTCCAGTAATTACAAATGTAAACATAATACACTCATTATCAGCCAATTCTTATCCATCGATTGGTCCAGAATTTCATTGATCAAATTATAAGATCATAACTTTTGAATCTGATGACTGATAATAACAGTTTGAAGAACAGGACATTATATATTGTATAACTTGTTCTTGCCTGCCCCATGGTAGATTTCTTCCGTTTGCCGAGTATATTCCTGCTTCCTCAGAACTGAAGTCACTAATTTAAAAGATTCAACTTAAGGCTAAAAACTCACTTTTCTTTAAAGTATTCCAATGAACTTTCAGCAAAGTTACTATGTCTAAAACTTTGGTTACCAGTTAGGAGTGCGCAGATATAAAACAAAAGGATAGTCAATGATTCTAGTCCAAAAAATTCTTTTTTTCACATGATGAATTGTTGGCACCAGTCCTCCATTCTCATCTCTCTAGACTTGCTACGAAAGGAACGGGTAGAGAGTCGTACCATAAGAAAAGCAATGAGGTCAACTTACTCTATCAGGAGAAATTTTAATCAATCAAGCAGGGAAAGGTTATTGGGCTCTCTCTTTGGCTCTAGATCTGCCTTGTTTTTAGTGGTAGAAGTGTAACTCATTCTAATAACAACTCTATCAGGAGAAATTTTAATCAATCAAGCCGGGAAAGGTTATTGGGCTCTC comes from the Musa acuminata AAA Group cultivar baxijiao chromosome BXJ1-10, Cavendish_Baxijiao_AAA, whole genome shotgun sequence genome and includes:
- the LOC103969139 gene encoding uncharacterized protein LOC103969139 — its product is MPIAATAACGPSPLRALRPRRAYQLLVCANRVKVARFAVSPTSFELFSPPRHSVPPHKAANALSDASRWRTGASLSGEGVHRRPDREAPGRQSLDHILWAAEVLCVVPSAVFSIWCLVSSVLPGASKPFQVFLGSKVVVFQYILLVAAVAIGSLIRWRQWRRIYMGNETGMSFDLITRIEKVEDDLRSSVKIIRVLSRQLEKLGIKFRVTRKTLKEPIAETAALSQKNSEATRALAMQEDILEKELSEIQKVLLAMQEQQQKQLELILAIGKAGRLFDSKSDFIGQGRAGTNSSVPEKKEQNSQPEFQLERHAGEGNDSLSAAHPDFLL